gaactcatggatatcatttttatgtctctgcatgctctttgaaggaagttgctattgctaactagcattagcacaatgagtagtctatggtaactgtTAGCATGCTAGTAGTTAGCAGTTAGTTTTGCATGTCAATGCTAACTACtatctctaacttccttcatactgaatGCTGAAACAaacatggtatccacgagttcacctgactctggggaagtagacaaAGGGCTTCATTTTCAAAATCTCGAAATATCCctttaacatggcataagttTTGGCAAATTGTGTAGAACTgaaggaaatttgctttaaaactgcaaaaatgtctcTCCACCCAAAGGCAAAATGGTCAAAATTGGCGAAAATGATCTTTAAAACTTAAATGTTTTGCTCTACCTTCAAGAGGTGGGCCTTTAAAAGGTTTTGCCCATGAGGTGGGGGACACAAGCAAATGTCATAAGCAATTGTCAGGTTAAAGCCCCCAAGGGCTAAGTCCGACCCTGAAGGCGgaataggttgtgtgtgtgtgtgtgtgtgaggagtagAGAAATTGGAGGGGTTGGATAAAATCACGTGACATCAGGGAATCTTTTTCAGAGCTTGTGGATTACAACCAATGTAGATTTTGTTTGGCCTACTAGGGAGGTGTTAATACTAGACTATCGACTTTAGGCCTATGCATTTATTACTGGAATCATTTTTGGCGTTCTATTGTTATTAAAACAGTGTTAAAAGAAAACTCTTTACTCTATTTGAATACAGCATGGACAATtgatgaagagagagaacagtattataacagtaaaATAATATTCTAACGCCTGTCTTGTTTATTTTGCAATTGATTTGCAGATATTGGGATGACTTCCACTCATGTGCGACCACTGCGCTGGTGGATTGCCAAGAGGGAGCCACAGACCTATGGGAGAAGCTCAAAAAGGAGTCCAGAAACTTAGAGTTCCGAGGGAGCTTGTTTGAACTCTGTGGCGGGGGGAACGGGGCCTCCAAATCCACAGTCGCTTTAGGTCTCATCATACTTCTAACGGCACTTTCCGCCTTAGTGACTTGGCTTGCATTTTAGCAAAAACAAACAAAGAAGAAGATAAAAGGAAAAAAAATGCTAGCTATTgacacaaaaatacaaaacaaaagagACGTTTGAATTCATTTACAACCAAATGGATTATACTTCATCCGGGGAAGGCGACCTGATTTTGCTAGAGACATTGGCGGGTCGTCTTCCGGGACTGGTGCACCATATTTGTCTGACCTGGGGTCAATTACATTACATATTTAGCAGGTATTGAGTTTAAATTATGATGACATTTAGATGGATCCTCGCCCGTTTACTATTAAAGTCGACGAATAATGATTTATATTAGTAGCCTAGGCCTTGACATCTGTTATTTCAGGTGATTGCAAGCTGCTCATACTCTGTAGGCTAATGCGAGGCGCGCTTAGCCCAACGAAATCTCCAGATCGCTCTCCAATATTCACCATTTAGATATGTTATTTACTTTACTTTGCGAAATGTATCATGTCGAGCCAAGTATAAATGGAAAGGGTTGTTTGAGGATATGATGTTTCTACTTTCACACGATACTAATAGCCTAACTATCACCCtagaaaaaaatacatgtaaaataGCATAGCAATACGAATGAAAAGAAAGAGTACTCCGGAACGACTACAAGCATTCAATGGTAGTTTGGTTATTACGTGAAAAGTAGCGTATGCCAATACGATGACAAAGTTGGTCAATGTAGAGAACGAAAACAGTGGCTGGAGAGTGATATGACTGTTGCCATTATGTTGGCGCTTTACCCATCAATTTACGAACAAATATAAGTTACCCGTGGGGTATAGTGTAAAAGAAACCCTACTTTCCCaaagtaggctacagtagcaCGGGAACACAGAACGCGAAATCAATAGCTGGACGAAAGGAAATTAAGCTAGCTTTATTTGATGTTGCATAGACCACTTTTTACTGCCTTCAAAATATGTGTATTATGTTTGTTTGTTATGTTGCGTATAATACCTGACTATTTCAAATCATGTAAGTAAATAAGAGACTATGTATATCAAAGGAATTTTGAAAAGATATATACTAATACTTTAtcccaaacatttaaaaaatagatAGATTATTATATAAAAAATCTGATTGCTAAAAGTACGAAGAATATTAAATAAAACAGTTCATGTTTGAAAATAAGTGTGTGGTTCAGATTTTAACATGTTACTATTTGTAGTTTTGTTCCAAAATGTGTAGCCTACATTATGCTGCCAAAATGTGTACATTGGTACTGTGTAAAACAGCATAGCTGATTTTGACCTAGCTCAATGATGTTGACAGGTGTTTTTGGCAACAAGATATTTGGGTGTTGGGTTCATTCATGGCTTTGAAGCAAACGAGATGAAGCAGTCAATCATTTACTATTCActcgaacacacacactgagtcacTTCATTGATTTAGGGAGAGAAAGCAGAAGGCCAAATTGCTGTTTGTCTTTCTGGGCAAAAACGTAAAATCTCAAAGCGACTGGCTAATGTGGCTATGAAAAACAGAAACTGTCTAGGAAAAATAGAAACATTGaaacaggctacagtatttagaagaaaaatacttatttaaatatgtCCAATAAAGTATCCTAATATGCAAAAGATGAATTGAAATCGAGAGTAGGAGTGGCAGGCGACAGGCGTTTGCGTTGCATGAACCTTAACGATTAATAAAAAATATGTCCCTAAGGAATGAACGTTGTGGGCTTCAGCACGTGATTATTTTTATATTTAGGTCTATGTTAAAATGTGGTAAAGCAATatgaaatacatatatatatttttttcactaatatTGTTCACACGTTTCGTCAATCAGAAGCTCATTGGTATTTCCTTTCCCCAATGGAATACACATTTGATTTCAAAAGCATGCATTAATATGGATGAAAGCTGTATGAATGACTGTCTCTCCTTCCAAGAAGAGAAAGAAACCTACAAACCTGCCtctatttttcatttattttattttagcaaaATTATGAATTTGCATGCAGTTTTTgtagattatatatttttttatcggTAGGGCCTATAACTACACGCCTATTAcgtcatacccccccccccccccctcgaaaTAACAGAAAATGCGTTTAGCCTATTTCCATTTTTTCTACAGGAGATTAGCATAATTATAAAAATTCAAGCTTTAACAGAAATATTTGACCATCTTTTATCGCCTCCGTGAGATATCCTCTTGAACTCCTCATTAAAAATGTATGCTACTCCGGAGGTTCCAGCTAGTTCTATTCAAAGCATAATCTCGAAGGGGTTAATTAAGGCGCCACCTGTTATAGCCTATACTGTGACCTATAACGAGCCCTACGTTTTGCCATTTCCTGTAATAGTAATATTACTATAATAACGAAAACCTTAGATACATTTTAAATGCGAACAATCACAATTTGAATGCTACAATAATCATAGCCTCATCATATCTTTCTTCAAACGAAGCATGATACCTTATTTGGTTTAAAAGAAAGATGGCATTGTTTTTGCATAGAATAATTGAAGTAGGCTAATATCACTCTGACACGTTTTCGTTATTAAAGTTTTTAACAGCGTGACAGAAAGTGTGACTATACATACATACTATATAAATTCAAACTACAGTAGACTGATCAAAATGTaaaaaactatacaaaaacaatgtCCAACTGTGATTAGCCTATCTTACAGTACATGGCATATGATATGTACATAACAGAATTAGCCTATAGGCCGATGTGATTTTATCAAAGCACATACTTCTCTAAACATGTTTCTATTCAAGTGTTTAATGATACTGTTGTCTCTTTAGCTATTTCATATCAGGTTGTGAGCCATGTGAAATCAGGATATTAAGTAACCAGCTATTCCTATTTGAAGCCTGAGATTTCCTGCAAAAGAAACTGAAGATAGTTGCTGCGTTCCACACACAAGCTCAAAAAGAAAACCTGCCAAAAAGACATGAAAGATTAACAAGGGAAAAATGTCAAGGCATGCCAAAAAAAGATACAAAATAAGCTATTTATGTTTTCCAAAGTAACAGTATCAGAATAGAATGCAGAGTTAGGCATTTTGAAGAGCAAGAGGACAAATTGCCCCTTTGGACACTTCAGCAAACGATTACATATTTCAAGTTGGTTTTTCACCTTTCAAGGACTCCTCTTACAAAGAGAGCCCTCTTACTGTATCAAGGTATGGTATTGAGGTCAAATTGGCCTAGGATCTTGCTTGATTGCTATGAGTTAAATTGATGTACTCAGTAAACGATTCCTCTAGAGTGTACTGTTCAAGAGTGTTTCTCTGAAGAATATCTGACCTTTGTTTCTATTTGGTAGATGTGTGGCAGGTTGTCGCTGCCAAACTATTGAACATTGGAGAGAATGTGGTCAAAACCCTGCTTTCCTTTAGTGCCACAAGTCTTTCAGGACCATGGACAACTCCTAACTCCCATGCAGTTCATTCAGCACCATATAGGTCTAAGCCAGTCAGTCAGGACCACGGAGAGCTTCTACATTAGCTAGACAGTTCCTAGCCTTGCTTGCCAAGTTTAGCGCAGAACAGACTACAGCTCAACCTGAGCTCACAACGCCATCAGTCTCCTGCAGTAGATACGTCAATAAGGCCTGATAGAGAATGAAAGAGTCCTCACACAGTAGACACTTATCCCTAACATCAACAACTGCATGAGAATCTCTGCTAAGCTGGGTCTTTGCCCAGAAAGGGATCCCAATACTCTTTTCCAAAACAGTAGAATCCTCACAAAATACAACATTTAGACAGTTTTTCAATATACACAGTTGTCCGTTTTTAGAAAGGCTTCAGGTCTTTAGAGATTCTCCCAGCAACAACATTGTACCATCATAGGATACACAACAATAGCTGTATAACACATGTAAAAAACACCATTAAAATGTGATTTGGGTTTGGGACATTAAATATCTTGCATCATAGAAAAAATAAACTGGTGAAATCCTTTGGAGAACCTTGCAGAGTTCAGAGAAGATTGACATTACAGCAGAAACTGGGGGCAGTGCTGGTATTCACTGACTTGACACAAATTGATAAGTGTCACTAACCACATATTACACAGCTTTCACCAATACAGCCATGGCAGATCAGCAAATTCCTCCAAGAAGGGAGGAAGAAAGGATCCAATCTTAACACCTTCAAACAGGGCCTGTTTCTTCTGGAATGCACCTCTTCTGGAAATGTCCCTCACAAGAGAGAAAAAGCCTTCCTCTACATACCTGCCAGTTCTGCCCATTGACTCTTACTAGAGAAGCCATAACTTCCATTACTCAACTGGGGCCTCGTGAGTCGGCTAATGACTATCACATTTTGTCTTCAGACAATAAATGAAAGAATCAAATCAAGCAAACATTTGTGGAGCACCTTTTAATAGCGCACAATCCTCCTCAGCAGATTACACACTGGGAGAGAATGGACATTACAGTGAAGGTATACAATATTATTAATCCGATGCCACGTTTCGGTGTCAAGGGATGGGCTTCGACCTAGATATCTAAAGAGACAATGAAAACCAGGGACGCGCCCCAAATGGTaacatattccctttatagtgcactacttttgaaaagggcccacagggctctgttcagaagtagtgcactatatatggaatactGTGCCATTTCGGATGCAGTCAGGGAATAAAATAATATTCGTTTGGAGGTAGGTCCATTTCCAATGACATAAATAAATCCTCAATGGAAAATCTAACCTTTGTGACTAGATTTGGAAAGCAATCACATTGATCCAATATAAAAAGACTTGAGGTAAGGTATAGTAGTTGATTTTTGAACCAGTTACTCCTCTTCTTGTTATGACCAATGGGAACCAACACATCAATGCCTGACCAGAAGTCTACCTGAACTGCACAAATCTAGAATCATCTTTGATAAAGAACCTGGGTTTGGTTCATTAGGGTATGCTACAGAACCCATTTTGAAACGTTTCGCAACAGAAAGCAAACATGAGTGATTATTATTGGAACAAATCCAGGTAGTCACTCCACTTTCTTCAATTTGGTACTTCACGAACATGACAAATGCTCTCTCAAACATCAAACATGAGTGGTAGTTTAATCCTCCTTATTGAAGCGCATGTATTTCATACCAAGACAAACTCAATTGGAACATGctgatgattggttgagataGACGCATGTCAATAGGTCTCCAATCTTGATATCGATATCATTTGATCATGAACATGTCATCGTGTTGTCAGGTGGTTCGTCAAGAAGTCATTTTATCAGCAAGCTCTCTCAGTGCTTTCCTCCATTTCACAATTAAAGACACTCTAGTTTAGTAGAACATTTTTTTTACACTCCATTTTGGTTTGAATATTGTCTGTATGTTTTGTATATATAATATTAATAGATGTATGAACATGTCCCTTATTTCAGTTTGAACCCACACAAATCCTTAGTTCCAGGCAAAGATATATATTGTGTTGCTCAAGGGTGTGGGGAGGTGTGCCACTTTCTGTCAAATTAGGTAATTGCTGGACAATATGTCTGTACATTTTGGGGACCCCATTTTGCACCCCCAGGGGCAAAAGATTTTGTATTGCCACTTTAATGTACTTTCATCATAGTTTATTTTACATGATTAGAATTATTTAGAGTATAAGGAGTAGAAAACCCCAAAGAATCAGAAACATTCAACTGCATTTGCCATCTACAGTCATAACAGAATTTTACAAATTTCATGGCTGACTCAAGATGTGCGTGTTGCAGCCATCCGCCGACAAATCTTCTTCTGCCAATCCCAATCGGATAAGGAATTCTCCCCAAGTCCTGCCTACTTATCATGAAAAGTTTACTGTTTGGGGAGATGTGTGCTGACACTGAGTCACCGGGGTAGAATCCATAATCATCCAAGGCCTCAGCAGGATGGCGACACAGGGCACAGGGTCAAATTGGACTTTAGCCCACTTTTCCACTGTGTTCACATTCCCTGATCGGAAACTCCAAACTGAAATAAGGGACGTGTTCATTCAGCACCAAATGGAGGGAACGGGACTGAAACCGGAAGGGACAACCTGGACTCGTCCAATACGAAACGCAAATGTTGgtttccgttgcaaaacatttcAAAACGTTTCTGTTATGTGCTCTAATAAACATGACCCGTGCAGGAATGTGCCTCAACAGCAAGACATGTCCCCTCTATAAGATGCCAATGAAattgtattaaaaaaataaatagccAGCGTCATGGGGAGCTCTGCCAGTGAAAAAATTACTTTGGAGGGCATTGTGACCTATTGAACATCAGTGGGGAGGCTCGTCAACGATTTTAGGAGAGCAGGCGAGTGCACCGCGGTGGGCCTGATTAATGCTGAGCACCCTCCCACTTCAAATATTTCCCTGAGTCATTAAGTTTTCTGTCGACAATGaaactttccctctctctgtctactaaTTGACAAGGTCAATTCCACTTGGTTATTAAGTCTACATGGTTGACTTAGTGGCCTCCCCGGTCAATGCTATCATGTTGAGAGTCTACAAGGATTCCCTCAGGAGTCTAAAGAGGTCTCTCCAATTTACTGAGTAAAGAGACACCTCTGGCATCTAAATGACTTCCTTGGAATGTTAACCCTGCAGTGACTGATGTCTTAGTAAAGTTTAATTGTTGCTGAAGTAATTGTTAGATCATCATTTATTCATCTCAAAGACTCAAACTACTGTGGCAGCCggcagggagaggtgaggggagtggtaATTGAGGAGAGATATCTTGCAGGTTGCTGGATCCACCCACAAGCCTTATATTGATTTCCTGCCCCAACGAGGCAAGACTGTAGCTCGTTAAGCCAGGATCACTTAATAATGCTTGAGGATAAAGGAGGAAGCAGCctgcaaaaaaaataataacatatatattttttaaagcataCTATCTGTGAGATTACACGTTGTGACCTGGACTGTCGGACTAACCGAGGACCCGAGTGTGAGGATTACCCCTGGAAACCAGAACAGACTAAGAGAACGGCTTGTGAACTGTGAGGTGATTGGTGAATTCCCCCTTCTTTCACCGTGTACGAAAATCCCTAATAAACTTCCCCTTTGCGGTCTATTTGTGCTACTAGTGCCTGTTTTGTTATTGAACTTTGGTATTGAAAATATCACAAATGAACATCCTTATTATAATAATgcagatttattttattttttatttttatttcacctatatttaaccaggtagcaagttgagaacaagttctcatttacaattgcgacctggccaagataaagcaaagcagttcgacacatacaacaacacagagttacacatggagtaaaacaaacatacagtcaataatacagtagaaaaataagtctatatacaatgtgagcaaatgaggtgagatatgggaggtaaaggcaacaaaaaaaaaggccatggtggcgaagtaaatacaatatagcaagtaaaacactggaatggtagatttgcagtggaagaatgtgcaaagtagagatataaataatggggtgcaaaggagcaaaataaataaatacagtagggggagaggtagttgtttgggctaaattatagatgggctatgtacaggtgcagtaatctgtgagctgctctgacagctggtgcttaaagctagtgagggagataagtgtttccagtttcagagatttttgtagttcgtttcagtcattggcagcagagaactggaaggagaggcggccaacgGAGGAATTGTtttttttgggggtgaccagagagatatatctgctggagcgcgtgctacaggtgggtgctgctatggtgaccagtgagctgagataaggggggactttacctagcaaagcattatagatgacctggagccagtgggtttaccgatgaatatgaagcgagggccagccaacgagagcatacaggtcgcagtggtgggtagtatatggggctttggtgacaaaacggatggcactgtgatagactgcatccaatttattgagtagggtattggaggctattttgtaaatgacatcgccgaagtcgagtatCGTttggatggtcagttttacaagggtatgtttggcagcatgagtgaaggatgctttgttgcgaaataggaagccaattatagatttaactttggattggagatgtttgatgtgagtctggaaggagagtttacagtctaaccagacacctaggtatttgtagttgtctacattttctatgtcagaaccgtccagagtagtgatgttggacgggcgggcaggtgcaggcagcgattggttgaagagcatgcatttagttgtacttgtatttaagagcaattggaggccgcagaaggagagttgtatggcatttaaGCTCgactggagggttgttaacacagtgtccaaagaagggccagaagtatacagaatggtgtcgtctgcatagaggtggatcaaaaactcaccagcagcaagagcgacatcattgatgtatacagagaagagagtcagtccaagaattgaaccctgtggcacccccatagagactgccagaggcccggacaacaggccctccgatttgacacactgaactctatcagagaagtagttggtgaaccaggcgaggcaatcatttgagaaaccaaggctatcgagtctgccgatgaggatgtggtgattgacagagtcgaaagccttggccaggtcaatgaatacggctgcacagtattgtttcttatcgatggcggttaggatatcgtttaggaccttgagcgtggctgaggtgcacccatgaccagctctgaaaccagattgcatagtgaagaaggtatggtgggattcgaaatggtcggtaatctgtttgttgacttggctttcgaagaccttagaaaggcagggtaggatagatataggtctgtagcagtttgggtcaagagtgtcccccccttttgaagagggggatgaccgcagctgctttccaatctttgggaatctcagacgacatgaaagagaggttgaacaggctagtaatagcgATTGCAACattttcggcagatcattttagaaagaaagggtccagattgtctagcccggctgatttgtaggggtccagattttgcagctcattcagaacatcagctgactggatttgggagaaggagaaatggggaaggcttggacgagttgctgtggggggtgcagtgctgttgaccggggtaggggtagccaggtggaaagcatggccagccgtagaaaaatgcttattgaaattctcaattatagtggatttatcggtggtgacagtgtttcctgtcctcagtgcagtgggcagctgggaggaggtgttcttattctccatggactttacagtgtcccagaacttttttgagtttgtgttgcacgaagcaaatttctgcttgaaaaagctagccttggcttttctaactgcctgtgtatattggtttctagcttccctgaaaagttgcatatcacgggagctgttcgatgctaatgcagaacgccatagaatgtttttgtgttggttaagggcagtcaggtctggagagaaccaagggctatatctgttcctggttctaaatttcttgaatggggcatgcttatttaagatggtgaggaaggcatttaaaaaaataaccaggcatcctctactgacgggatgagatcaatatccttccaggatactccggtcaggtcgattagaaaggcttgctcgctgaagtgtttcagtgagtggaggtcgtttgaccgctgacccattacggatgcaggcaatgaggcagtgatcgctgagatcttggttgaaaacagcagaggattatttagagggcaagttggttaggatgacatctgagggtgcccgtgtttatggctttggggtggtacctggtaggttcattgataatttgtgtgagattgagggcatcaagcttagattgtaggatggctggggtgttaagcatgttccagtttaggtcgcctagcagcacgagctctgaagatagatggggggcaatcagttcacatatggtgtccagagcacagctgggggcagagggtggtctatagcaggcgacaacggtgagagacttgtttttagagaggtggatttttaaaagtagaagttcaaattgcttgggtacagacctggatagttggacagaactctgcaggctatctttgcaatAGAttacaacaccgccccctttggccattctatcttgtctgaaaatgttgtagttaggaatggagatttcctaggccaggattcagacacggctagaacatccgggttggcagagtgtgctaaagcagtgaataaaacaaacttagggaagaggtttctaatgttaacatgcatgaaaccaaggctattacggttacagaagtcatcaaaagagagcgcctggggaataggagtagagctaggcactgcagggcctggattcccctctacatcaccagaggaacagaggaggagtaggataagggtaccgttaaaagctatgagaattgatCGTCTAGAACGTCCGGAACAAAGAGTgaaaggaggtttctgggggcgataaaatagctacatggtataatgtacagacaaaggtatggtaggatgtgaatacagtggagttaaacctaggtattgagtgatgatgaaagagatattgtctctagaaacatcattgaaaccaggtgatgtcatcgcatgtgtgggtggtggaactgaaaggttggataaggtataatgagcagggctagaggctctacagtgaaataagccaataaacactaaccagaacagcaatggacaaggcatattgacattagggagaggcatgcttagtcgagtgatcacacgggtccagtgagtagtgaggttggttggggtaacGGCGATTCAGATagctagccgggccatcggtagcaagctagcatagaatggaggtctgtttttagccacctcgtgcgtttccaaCGGtatattagtggggttccgtgtggtagaggggatcaacccaattggcaaaatagatatagttatagtgacccaagaaaaattgtccgatagacctattctgatagcagccgataagacagctaacgattagcgggccgcagatgggcgttcaggtaacgtcgcgacggaggggccagttggataactccctcgggcagataacgtcggtagtccagtcgtgaaggcccggtggggctccgcatcggcagtaaaacgggtccggataggtgattgtagcccaggagtgacTGATGGATAGTCACAGAGATTTAGAGGATATGTGTAGTTGAAGTCGACAAGATAAGTTGTAGAGCCAAATCTATGTGTTGGAAACTACAATGCAGTTCCTAATATTGACTCCCACCACATCCAAAATATGGCAACTGTGATGACTGTACTGTTTGTAATTAGGACTTTTGCAATGATTAATACATTGTCAACTCATCCTCTCAAGTTAACTGTGGGTAACGTTTGTGAGATGATCAAGTGTATAATCATTCTACAAGTTCCATTCCCCGCAGGTCAGCTTTATTACATCATTAGTTCCCCCCTCGGATACCTCTCTCCTAGATTAACTCAAAACAGAGAGGAAAAACACTTTCTCTCAAGCGAGATGATTGtgacagatggaaagagagaaagaaagcaggtggGAGTCAGAGCTAGTGAGAGTCAGAGCTAGTGAGAGAAAGATAAATAGAtacagagaggatgagagagggagaagcagagagagggaagcagCACTAATTGCCTGGGCTCTGGGGGTGCCCGGGCATTTGAATCTGCCACGGATCACCTGCACCCTAGGAGATAAATCACAGTCACGTCACAACCTCGGCACTGCCGGCTAGGAACacaggagaggggagcagggggacaGGAAGTCAGCACTGCAGCCCTCGGCAGCTAcgcagtttgtgtgtatgtttgtctgtgtaagagagagagtgtgtgtgtcaaaaGGATAACTATGCAAGCCTGTGGGTTTGCATTGGCAGCTATCAAATATGTTCCTTGCTTGCATAGTAGAGGGGTCGACATGACATGCTTAATAAAACCAACAA
Above is a genomic segment from Salvelinus fontinalis isolate EN_2023a chromosome 25, ASM2944872v1, whole genome shotgun sequence containing:
- the LOC129822807 gene encoding neuritin-like, which produces MGLTWSGKYISLFLAVQLVYLLHAVRATGKCDTVFKGFSNCLLRLGENMANYPQELDEKENLQTICTYWDDFHSCATTALVDCQEGATDLWEKLKKESRNLEFRGSLFELCGGGNGASKSTVALGLIILLTALSALVTWLAF